The window TTCCCTTTCGTGCTGGATACCCCGCGGGCCTTTGCCGCGCCTTCCTGCTCGAAGAGGTCTATGGTCTCGAAGGTCTCCCCGATCTTGGTGATGATGTCTTCTGCCTCGCTGCCTTTGAACTTATGCGTATCGTCGGCGACGGCGACCGGATCCGCCTCGTAAGGAGTGTCATCTTCCTCCTGATCGGAGCCCACCCCATGATTGGGATCCCTGGTCGGATGGACCGCTTTGAAAATCGCCCTGGATTCGGTGTTGAACCCGACGCTGGAATGGACTACCTTCTCCATCTTGTCGACGCGTCTTCCCTTGACGACCTTGCGCCTGTGGGAGAGGCACAGGATCGTGGCTTCTTCCAGATCGTCGTCGGAGATATTGGACCTTCCATCGAGAGCAGCCAGAGCTATGGCGACGTTGGCCGTGGAAAGATCTCCTCTGGCGCCGTCTATGCCCATATTCCCGCTGACGGTGGCTATTGTGCGCGCGATATTCTCTGGGACTACCGCGCCTTCAGTAATTTTCCTCGCCTCTGCTATCTTCTTGGCGATGGCCCTTTCCTCCTCGACATACATGGAGGCGAACGCATCGGGATCCTCGTCGAAAGCCAGGCTGCGCCTGAGTATCTCCGTCCTGCCGGCTTCATCATCGGGATAATCGGCATCGACGCAGATATCGAAATGGTCCAGGATCACAGGGCTGAGATACGAATCATGGATGTTCATCGTGGCCACGAGGATCGTATCCACTTCGTACATCGTGGATATGTTCTCCCTCTCGATCTTAACCCTTCCTGAAAGGACGGCTTCCATCACGCCGTTGGTCATCCTTTGCTCGAACAGATTCACGTCATCCATGTAGAGGATGTTGCCGTCCGCGCGCTGGAGAAGGCCCTCTTGGAGCTCGATTTTCCCCTCCTTGATAGCGGATTCCAGATCCAGGCATCCGAACAGCTGCTCATCGGTGACGTTCAGAGGGACATTGACTATCGTCTTTCCGGATATCTCTCCGAGCGAGCGCGCGACCAGGGTCTTTCCCGTCCCCGAAGCGCCTTTGATGAGTACCGTTTTGATCTTAGGGTTGGCTATAGCGCACATCAGCGCCTTTTTGACCTGCTCCATCCCATATACGGCGGGGAAAGGATAGTGTGCGACCGTCATATGCCCAGGCATATGTCCAGCTCCTTCATGTCGAAGGTGACCTCCTCGAACGCGCGCTTCTTGAGACGGTGCCCGAGGACGAGGGGAGCGACGGTGCGAAGGTCTTCTTTGGTGACTTCCGCCCTGCCCTCCAATGCCGCATTGGCTTTGGATGCCCTCATCATGGTGATGTCAGCCCTGTGGCCTTCCATCTTGAAATGGATGCAGACGTGAACGATATCGTGGAGTATCTTATCGTTGAGGACGACTTTGGGAAGAAGAGCGCGGGCGTCCTCGATCTTCTTCCTCAGGGCGTCGGTCTCGCTCTGGAACGAGGCGAGGTATCCCTCGGGATCGGCGTCGAATTGCATCCTGCGCCTGATGACTTCCATCCTGGTGCTCACATCCTTCTCGCCTTCGACATCGACACAAAGACCGAATCTGTCCAGAAGCTGAGGCCTAAGGCTTCCCTCCTCGGGGTTCATGCTTCCCACAAGAACGAATTTGGCGGGGTGCGAGAATGAAACACCTTCCCTTTCGATGTAGTTGACGCCCATCGCAGCGGAATCCAGCAGAAGGTCGATGATGTGGTCGTCGAGAAGATTGACCTCATCCACGTAGAGGATGTTTCCGTTGGCCTGCGCCAGGACTCCCGGTTCGAATTTCTTCTGTCCGGTTTTGAGGACGTGCTCCAGATCGAGAGTACCGGATACGCGGTCCTCGGTAGCGCTTAGCGGGAGCTCCACAACGGATGTGGGAACTTCCTCGGTTTTCAGCGTGTTGGATGCGAGTTTCTCGCGGCAATCGGCGCACATCCTTTTTGGGAATCTGGGGTCGCAATGGTAAGGGCACCCTACCACAGACTGCCTCGGAGGAAGGATCTGCGCCAAAGATCTGACGGAAGTTGATTTGGCGGTCCCTTTCTCCCCTTTGATGAGAACCCCTCCGATTGCAGGGTCCACTATATTCAGCAGAAGCCCTTTCTTCATCTTGTCCTGCCCTACTACGCGAACGAATGGGAATATGATAGTCTCGTTAGCCATTGGATCAACATCCGTGCCCATCTATGGGTTTTCGGTCGTCTATAATTAAAGGTTAATAAAGAATGTCGGTATTAACCAAGAAATTAAAAGGTGTGAAATCGGCAGCCGGCTGCCGGCCGCCATAGGTTTCATTGGATTTCGTCTTCGTCGTCCATCTGAAGCGAACGCATTATGGACTCGACCATATCTTTTAGATCGTTGATGTCTCCCCGTACCATGGATATCTGGGACCTCAAACCGCGGACGTCGGCCTCCAGGGATTCTATCCTTTCAACGTATCCATCATTGACGGCCTTCTGCTGGGGGACTTCCAGATTCTTGATCTTCATTATGGTCTTCTCGCGCTGGATGCGAAGGTCGCGGGATTCCTTCTCCAGTTTGTTTTTTCTGTCGAAATCGTCTGCAATCGCAGCCTCGACGATGGCTTCGTCCAACTCGGAAATGCGGACCT of the Candidatus Methanomethylophilaceae archaeon genome contains:
- a CDS encoding VWA domain-containing protein, whose protein sequence is MPGHMTVAHYPFPAVYGMEQVKKALMCAIANPKIKTVLIKGASGTGKTLVARSLGEISGKTIVNVPLNVTDEQLFGCLDLESAIKEGKIELQEGLLQRADGNILYMDDVNLFEQRMTNGVMEAVLSGRVKIERENISTMYEVDTILVATMNIHDSYLSPVILDHFDICVDADYPDDEAGRTEILRRSLAFDEDPDAFASMYVEEERAIAKKIAEARKITEGAVVPENIARTIATVSGNMGIDGARGDLSTANVAIALAALDGRSNISDDDLEEATILCLSHRRKVVKGRRVDKMEKVVHSSVGFNTESRAIFKAVHPTRDPNHGVGSDQEEDDTPYEADPVAVADDTHKFKGSEAEDIITKIGETFETIDLFEQEGAAKARGVSSTKGKRVMKRTATRSGRYVGSRMTEEKNPDLAFDATVRAAAPYQIKRHSEKDTDLAVIIEKQDMREKIRETRSSSTFLFAVDTSGSLIIRNRMVAVKGAILSLLKQHYVKKDRVGFMTFNESAIQILMQPSREVETIYKLLDELAIGKRTPMSAALQYLNDYMSMYTKKRPDDDCYVVLVTDGGANICLDPDDKTTDPIEEALGIARRMNIPGVKWIVIDSEKRYDTVHHAKEFADALRATYYTLDDLKVVTHEEINLVRTAKQRIQK
- a CDS encoding AAA family ATPase is translated as MANETIIFPFVRVVGQDKMKKGLLLNIVDPAIGGVLIKGEKGTAKSTSVRSLAQILPPRQSVVGCPYHCDPRFPKRMCADCREKLASNTLKTEEVPTSVVELPLSATEDRVSGTLDLEHVLKTGQKKFEPGVLAQANGNILYVDEVNLLDDHIIDLLLDSAAMGVNYIEREGVSFSHPAKFVLVGSMNPEEGSLRPQLLDRFGLCVDVEGEKDVSTRMEVIRRRMQFDADPEGYLASFQSETDALRKKIEDARALLPKVVLNDKILHDIVHVCIHFKMEGHRADITMMRASKANAALEGRAEVTKEDLRTVAPLVLGHRLKKRAFEEVTFDMKELDICLGI